The following are from one region of the Natronosporangium hydrolyticum genome:
- a CDS encoding roadblock/LC7 domain-containing protein, with amino-acid sequence MTASSAQLSQEAKTFNWLLDSFTTNTAGVREAIAVSSDGLLMAVSAINDQANAERLAAMVSGLTSLSSGVSTWYSLGDLNRVIVDMTDGYLLVTSISSGSVLGAIADRTANLGTVAYEMTLFGSRAGSALTPALIAELKRAVQS; translated from the coding sequence ATGACCGCTAGTTCGGCCCAGCTCAGCCAAGAGGCGAAGACCTTCAACTGGCTGTTGGACTCATTCACCACCAACACCGCCGGGGTCCGGGAGGCGATCGCGGTCTCCTCCGACGGGTTACTGATGGCGGTCTCGGCGATCAATGACCAGGCCAACGCCGAACGACTGGCCGCGATGGTCTCGGGGCTGACCAGCCTCTCCAGCGGCGTCTCCACCTGGTATTCGCTCGGCGACCTTAATCGGGTGATCGTCGACATGACCGACGGGTACCTGCTCGTCACCTCGATCAGCAGCGGCTCGGTGCTCGGTGCGATCGCCGACCGTACCGCCAACCTCGGCACGGTGGCGTACGAGATGACCCTGTTCGGTAGCCGCGCCGGCAGCGCGCTCACCCCGGCGCTGATCGCCGAGCTCAAGCGCGCCGTGCAGTCGTGA
- a CDS encoding GTP-binding protein produces the protein MDYERSPNRPAATLRPQPPVPVKIVVAGGFAAGKTTTVGAISEIMPLTTEAEMTEASLGIDDPGALPHKTTTTVALDFGSVTIDESLKLYLFGTPGQDRFVFMWDDLIRGALGGVVVVDSSRLDDCHPAVDYFERAQLPFIVAVNAFDGRLAHDLETVRWALALSEHIPVVAFDARHRHSVRDMLLVLLELALSRATGALPS, from the coding sequence GTGGACTACGAGCGATCGCCTAACCGTCCGGCCGCTACTCTCCGGCCCCAGCCACCCGTACCCGTCAAGATCGTCGTCGCCGGCGGATTCGCCGCCGGCAAGACCACCACGGTCGGCGCGATCTCTGAGATCATGCCGCTGACCACCGAGGCGGAGATGACCGAGGCATCCCTCGGCATCGACGACCCCGGCGCCCTGCCGCACAAGACCACCACCACGGTGGCCCTCGACTTCGGCAGCGTCACCATCGACGAGAGCCTCAAGCTCTACCTGTTCGGCACCCCGGGGCAGGACCGTTTCGTCTTCATGTGGGACGACCTGATCCGGGGAGCGCTGGGCGGCGTGGTGGTGGTCGACAGCAGCCGCCTGGACGACTGTCATCCGGCGGTCGACTACTTCGAGCGGGCCCAGTTGCCGTTCATCGTGGCGGTCAACGCCTTCGATGGCCGGTTGGCCCATGATCTGGAGACGGTGCGCTGGGCGCTCGCCCTCTCCGAGCACATCCCGGTCGTGGCCTTCGACGCCCGGCATCGCCACTCGGTGCGGGACATGTTACTGGTCCTGTTGGAACTGGCGTTGAGCCGCGCGACCGGCGCGCTACCGTCTTAG
- a CDS encoding DUF742 domain-containing protein, with protein sequence MTRYDPPERARIRPYLDPGGDAEEAPPAPRDEPAAPTQVPDAQLPRLRPFVLTGGRVPTIDPELGIETQVTAVRTLPPWAAPVATLAPELQAILSLCTEPLSVAEISAQVPLHLGVTKVLVSDLRATGHLDIHAQDVADPHDPDLILRVIRGLRAIA encoded by the coding sequence GTGACCCGATACGACCCGCCAGAGCGGGCGCGGATTCGGCCCTACCTCGACCCGGGCGGCGACGCGGAGGAGGCGCCGCCAGCGCCGCGGGACGAGCCAGCGGCCCCGACGCAGGTGCCCGACGCACAGTTGCCACGGCTCCGTCCGTTCGTCCTCACCGGCGGCCGGGTCCCCACCATCGACCCCGAGCTCGGTATCGAAACCCAGGTCACCGCGGTGCGTACCCTGCCACCGTGGGCCGCGCCCGTAGCTACCCTCGCGCCCGAACTACAGGCCATCCTCAGCCTGTGTACCGAACCGCTGTCGGTAGCCGAGATCTCCGCCCAGGTACCCCTGCACCTGGGGGTGACAAAAGTGCTGGTGAGCGATCTCCGCGCCACCGGCCACCTCGACATCCATGCCCAGGATGTCGCCGACCCTCACGACCCCGACCTCATTCTGCGAGTCATCCGTGGACTACGAGCGATCGCCTAA
- a CDS encoding class I SAM-dependent methyltransferase, translating to MIRTPGCPTSTTSASGSPSRARPGGAMQLAEVFQLVTGGKAPVRFQAYDGSRSGPAEAEVAVEIRSQRALSYLATAPGDVGLARAYIMGDLEVQGDLYTAMSQLARLELDISWPARWQAFRDLGGVRLLRRPPRPAQEIRLRGRRHSRRRDAAAISHHYDVSNRFYQWLLGPSMTYTCAVFPAESTTLEAAQFAKHDLVARKLGLQPGQRLLDVGCGWGGMVLHAAAHYGVQALGVTLSRQQAEWAQKRIAEAGLTGRAEVRHLDYRDVPESEFDAISSIGLTEHIGKAQLPDYFGFLYRRLAPGGRFLNHCITRPNNLDPAMRRRHFINRYIFPDGELTGVGHLASVMHDTGFEIRHEENLREHYARTLGEWSANLEANWSAACAEVGPGRARTWRLYLAGSRLGFERNQIQLHQVLCAKPDRRGRSHAPLRPNWEPPATSAAEFPASD from the coding sequence ATGATCCGGACGCCCGGCTGCCCGACCTCTACGACAAGTGCGTCCGGCTCACCTAGCAGAGCGCGACCAGGGGGCGCCATGCAGCTCGCGGAAGTTTTCCAGTTGGTCACCGGAGGCAAGGCCCCGGTGCGGTTCCAAGCCTACGACGGCAGCCGCAGCGGCCCGGCAGAGGCCGAGGTGGCGGTGGAGATCCGTTCGCAGCGAGCCCTGTCGTACCTGGCGACCGCGCCGGGCGATGTCGGGCTCGCCCGCGCTTACATCATGGGGGATCTAGAGGTGCAAGGTGACCTCTACACCGCCATGTCCCAGCTGGCCAGGTTAGAGCTGGACATCAGCTGGCCGGCCCGGTGGCAGGCGTTCCGGGACCTCGGCGGGGTGAGGCTGCTGCGCCGCCCGCCCCGACCGGCGCAGGAGATTCGGCTTCGCGGCAGGCGGCACTCCCGTCGCCGGGACGCCGCCGCGATCTCCCACCACTACGACGTCTCTAACCGCTTCTACCAGTGGCTCCTCGGCCCCTCCATGACCTACACCTGTGCCGTCTTCCCCGCCGAGTCGACCACCCTGGAGGCGGCGCAGTTCGCCAAACACGACCTGGTCGCCCGCAAGCTGGGGCTCCAGCCCGGGCAGCGGCTGCTCGACGTTGGCTGCGGCTGGGGCGGCATGGTGCTGCACGCAGCCGCCCACTACGGAGTACAAGCGCTCGGCGTGACGCTGTCGCGGCAGCAGGCGGAGTGGGCACAGAAGCGGATCGCCGAGGCCGGTCTCACCGGCCGCGCCGAAGTCCGCCACCTGGACTACCGCGATGTGCCGGAGTCGGAGTTCGACGCGATCAGCTCGATCGGCCTCACCGAACACATCGGCAAGGCGCAGCTGCCCGACTACTTTGGGTTTCTCTACCGCCGGTTGGCGCCGGGCGGCCGGTTCCTGAACCACTGCATCACCCGGCCGAATAACCTGGACCCTGCGATGCGGCGCCGGCACTTCATCAACCGGTACATCTTCCCAGATGGTGAGCTGACCGGAGTCGGCCATCTGGCCTCGGTCATGCACGACACCGGGTTTGAGATCCGCCACGAAGAAAACCTGCGTGAACACTATGCCCGGACGCTGGGCGAATGGTCGGCGAACCTGGAGGCGAACTGGTCGGCGGCGTGCGCCGAGGTGGGTCCGGGCCGGGCGCGCACCTGGCGGCTCTATCTAGCCGGGTCGCGGCTCGGGTTCGAACGCAACCAGATCCAACTGCATCAGGTGCTCTGCGCGAAGCCTGACCGGCGAGGCCGTTCGCATGCGCCACTGCGGCCGAACTGGGAGCCACCGGCCACCTCGGCGGCGGAGTTCCCGGCCTCCGATTGA
- a CDS encoding type 1 glutamine amidotransferase domain-containing protein, protein MADRLAQLPVAFLAAGEGTERVELTEPWEAVRAEGGRPVLISTKPGEVTLFNHLDADGSWPVDTTVDQARVTEYAGLVLPGGVANPDQLRMDARAVGFVRSVVDSGRPVAVICHGPWTLVEADVLRGRTLTSYPSLRTDIINAGGTWVDEEVMVDDHGPNVIISSRNPDDLPAFCSTLVEQFSRQAAGTR, encoded by the coding sequence ATGGCTGACCGGCTGGCACAACTTCCGGTGGCGTTTCTGGCCGCGGGTGAGGGCACCGAGCGGGTGGAGCTCACCGAACCGTGGGAGGCGGTGCGCGCCGAGGGGGGTCGTCCGGTACTCATCTCGACCAAACCCGGTGAGGTGACGCTCTTCAACCATCTCGACGCCGACGGCAGCTGGCCGGTCGACACCACCGTTGACCAGGCCCGGGTGACCGAGTACGCCGGCCTGGTGCTGCCCGGCGGGGTGGCCAACCCCGACCAGCTCCGGATGGATGCCCGGGCGGTCGGATTCGTCCGCAGCGTGGTCGACAGCGGTCGGCCGGTGGCGGTGATCTGCCACGGGCCGTGGACCCTGGTCGAGGCGGACGTGTTGCGGGGGCGGACCCTCACCTCGTACCCGAGCCTGCGTACCGACATCATCAACGCCGGCGGCACCTGGGTGGACGAAGAGGTCATGGTCGACGACCACGGACCGAACGTGATCATCAGCAGCCGTAACCCGGACGATCTGCCCGCCTTCTGCTCGACGTTGGTCGAGCAGTTCAGCCGGCAGGCCGCCGGTACCCGGTAG
- a CDS encoding nitrate- and nitrite sensing domain-containing protein, which translates to MFASLRNRFPAGIPGFDRLRIRAKLGLVVALPLLAVAALTVPIVTGALERAQRAEELRADAALANQVAGLAGEIRQERLLSVGFVVEASALSRLISQRARVDEQVAALTEQAGSTDGGVPAAVAAAVPDTADLAGLREAVVERALPAEQVVAAYSEINTALVDSLDLMDRLDLTAPGARQLAALDAALRLSEAAGQGTDALLIIAGTGSEAAAIQYLSNLRILAEYTERFNRYATPAQLEQLEIMSEAFVAQPETGEGVAFTEDPWEAVGDRTANSMFRPLESLSHLGQYVEAQVVADALADVDAQQQAALRTAYLVGFGATLLVLLVIAVTVLLARAVVRPLLNLTGSAHRVAQVAEAELARVADDEHESDEPIRMEPIPTTGSDEIGDLARAFDRVQTTAVQLVERQVASRRNVGLMFGYLGRRTENLVSRQISLIDQLENNETDPARLADLYRLDHISSRLRRNAGSLAALSGTVGADEYVAPLPLANAVRLALGEIEDYRRVDVQVPANLQVVPALGGDLVLLLAELMENATTFSPPHTRVTVTAVSGEAGATVTIIDHGIGMEPDRLAEENSRLSRRERLDLAPTEVLGLFVVGRLSRRHGLRVRLLETAGGGVTAVVEIARTLLAEATSPPRSVGTASPTSPAAPAHPAAPVSAGAETSPAAPLPAAPESAEADPRSQPAPTLVDVAALSKANQALAAAQRWNAFAVATTAPTAPTDSDESAPQPSARTATGTAAVPPPAATPGGAHPNGAAPRPASAPPATPGEPEAPGSPEAPAEPTDANGRPTTLRRRVPGATLTDTGPIPRRTPHRAGPVQGAAPEEARALIEQLQDGVARAHSEIRSHSGTEETQHDR; encoded by the coding sequence GTGTTCGCTAGCCTCCGCAACCGTTTCCCGGCCGGGATTCCGGGCTTCGACCGGCTGCGCATCCGCGCCAAACTCGGACTGGTGGTAGCGCTACCGTTGCTGGCGGTCGCGGCGCTGACCGTGCCAATCGTCACCGGCGCCCTGGAGCGGGCGCAGCGCGCCGAGGAGCTGCGGGCAGACGCTGCCCTGGCCAACCAGGTCGCCGGGCTGGCCGGAGAGATCCGCCAGGAACGACTCCTGTCCGTAGGCTTCGTGGTGGAGGCCTCGGCGCTGTCCCGGTTGATATCCCAACGTGCCCGGGTCGACGAGCAGGTCGCCGCGCTGACGGAGCAGGCCGGATCCACCGACGGTGGGGTGCCGGCGGCGGTCGCGGCGGCGGTGCCCGACACCGCCGACCTGGCCGGCCTGCGGGAGGCGGTGGTGGAGCGGGCGCTGCCCGCAGAGCAGGTCGTGGCCGCATATTCGGAGATCAACACCGCGTTGGTCGACTCGTTGGATTTGATGGACCGGCTCGACCTGACCGCGCCGGGCGCCCGGCAGCTGGCGGCGCTCGACGCCGCGCTCCGGCTCAGTGAAGCCGCCGGCCAGGGCACCGACGCACTGCTGATCATCGCCGGCACCGGCAGCGAGGCCGCGGCCATCCAGTACCTCAGCAACCTGCGGATCCTCGCCGAGTACACCGAACGGTTCAACCGGTACGCGACCCCGGCGCAGCTCGAACAGCTCGAGATCATGTCGGAGGCGTTCGTCGCGCAGCCGGAGACCGGCGAGGGCGTAGCCTTTACCGAGGACCCGTGGGAGGCGGTCGGCGACCGGACCGCCAACAGCATGTTCCGCCCGCTGGAGTCACTGAGCCACCTCGGTCAGTACGTCGAGGCACAGGTGGTCGCCGACGCATTGGCCGATGTGGACGCACAACAGCAGGCGGCGCTGCGGACCGCGTACCTGGTCGGGTTCGGCGCAACCCTGTTGGTGCTGCTGGTGATCGCGGTCACGGTCCTGCTGGCGCGGGCGGTGGTCCGGCCGCTGCTGAACCTCACCGGCTCCGCCCACCGGGTCGCCCAGGTCGCCGAGGCGGAGCTGGCGCGGGTCGCCGACGATGAGCACGAATCCGATGAACCGATCCGGATGGAGCCGATCCCGACCACCGGCTCCGACGAGATCGGCGATCTGGCCCGAGCGTTCGACCGGGTCCAGACCACCGCCGTGCAACTAGTCGAACGGCAGGTCGCCAGCCGCCGCAACGTCGGGCTGATGTTCGGCTATCTCGGTCGCCGGACCGAAAACCTGGTCAGCCGGCAGATCTCCCTCATCGACCAACTGGAGAACAACGAAACCGATCCGGCCCGGCTAGCCGACCTCTACCGGCTGGACCACATCTCCAGCCGGCTGCGCCGCAACGCCGGCAGCCTGGCCGCGCTGTCGGGCACCGTCGGCGCCGACGAATACGTGGCGCCGCTGCCGCTGGCCAACGCGGTCCGGCTCGCCCTCGGCGAGATCGAGGACTACCGCCGGGTCGATGTCCAGGTGCCGGCGAACCTGCAGGTGGTGCCCGCGCTCGGGGGCGACCTGGTGCTGCTGTTGGCGGAGCTGATGGAGAACGCCACCACCTTCTCCCCGCCCCACACCCGCGTGACGGTTACGGCGGTCAGCGGCGAGGCCGGCGCCACGGTCACCATCATCGACCACGGGATCGGCATGGAGCCGGACCGGCTGGCCGAGGAGAACTCCCGGCTCTCCCGGCGGGAACGGCTCGACCTCGCGCCGACCGAGGTGCTCGGCCTGTTCGTGGTGGGACGGCTCAGCCGACGCCACGGGCTACGGGTGCGGCTGCTGGAGACTGCCGGCGGTGGGGTAACCGCGGTGGTCGAAATCGCCCGAACGCTGCTCGCCGAAGCAACCTCACCACCGCGTTCGGTGGGCACCGCCTCCCCGACCTCGCCCGCCGCCCCGGCTCACCCCGCCGCCCCGGTCTCCGCTGGCGCAGAAACGTCGCCCGCCGCGCCGCTGCCAGCGGCGCCAGAGTCCGCCGAGGCCGACCCGCGCTCGCAGCCGGCGCCGACGCTGGTGGACGTAGCGGCGCTGAGCAAGGCCAACCAGGCGCTGGCGGCGGCACAGCGCTGGAACGCTTTCGCGGTCGCCACGACCGCTCCGACCGCTCCGACCGACTCGGACGAGTCCGCCCCCCAGCCCTCGGCCAGGACGGCGACCGGGACCGCGGCGGTACCGCCGCCGGCCGCAACCCCCGGCGGGGCCCACCCGAACGGTGCGGCTCCCCGCCCGGCGAGCGCCCCGCCCGCCACCCCCGGCGAGCCCGAGGCCCCCGGCTCGCCCGAGGCCCCCGCCGAACCCACCGATGCCAACGGCCGACCGACCACGCTGCGCCGGCGAGTTCCCGGCGCGACGCTCACCGACACCGGGCCGATCCCGCGGCGTACCCCGCACCGGGCGGGCCCGGTGCAGGGCGCGGCCCCGGAGGAGGCCCGAGCGTTGATCGAGCAGCTCCAGGACGGCGTTGCCCGAGCCCATAGCGAGATCCGCTCTCACAGCGGTACGGAGGAGACGCAGCATGACCGCTAG
- a CDS encoding universal stress protein, with protein MDDVAETSKTPARRPVIVGVDGSDPSLAAVDLAADEAALRRAPLEVVHAFNPPVLASVGGAPPDLPPVGPSADLTEPALRERAEELLHEAAERVRRRHPALAMISRRHDGAPAEVLTDASHHASLLVLGHRGLGGFTELLVGSVSIQVVNHATCPVIVVRGSATAAGPVVVGVDGSDGSHRAAEFAAETAVWYGASLTVLYAWPHDPGWAPAQAQAGEPPPAVPESVTELVVELTERHPELSVTPVVRRGQATHETLVAASRNARLVVVGARGIGGFRGLLLGSVSQALVHHSECPVAVVGPDAPPH; from the coding sequence GTGGACGATGTAGCGGAAACCTCGAAGACCCCCGCGCGCCGGCCCGTGATCGTCGGTGTCGACGGTTCTGACCCTAGCCTCGCCGCGGTCGACCTCGCCGCGGACGAGGCGGCGCTGCGCCGGGCGCCGTTGGAAGTGGTGCACGCCTTCAACCCGCCGGTGCTGGCGAGCGTCGGCGGTGCGCCACCAGACCTGCCGCCGGTGGGGCCGTCGGCGGATCTCACCGAACCGGCGCTGCGGGAACGCGCCGAAGAGTTGCTGCACGAGGCGGCCGAGCGAGTCCGGCGCCGGCACCCTGCCCTTGCCATGATCAGTCGACGCCACGATGGCGCCCCGGCGGAGGTGCTCACCGACGCCTCGCATCACGCAAGCCTGCTGGTGCTGGGGCACCGCGGACTAGGCGGCTTCACCGAACTCCTGGTCGGGTCGGTCAGCATCCAGGTGGTCAACCATGCCACCTGCCCGGTGATCGTGGTCCGGGGTTCGGCCACGGCGGCCGGACCGGTAGTCGTCGGGGTGGACGGCTCCGATGGTTCCCACCGGGCGGCCGAGTTCGCCGCGGAGACCGCGGTCTGGTACGGGGCGTCGCTGACGGTGCTCTACGCCTGGCCGCACGACCCCGGTTGGGCGCCCGCGCAGGCGCAGGCCGGGGAGCCGCCACCAGCGGTCCCCGAAAGCGTCACCGAGCTGGTCGTCGAGTTGACCGAGCGCCACCCGGAGCTGTCGGTCACCCCGGTGGTACGCCGTGGCCAGGCCACCCACGAGACGCTCGTGGCCGCGTCTCGGAACGCCCGGCTGGTGGTGGTCGGCGCCCGCGGTATCGGCGGCTTCCGCGGGCTGCTGCTGGGTTCGGTGAGCCAGGCGCTGGTCCACCACTCCGAATGCCCGGTGGCCGTGGTCGGCCCCGACGCCCCACCCCACTGA
- a CDS encoding phytoene desaturase family protein has translation MNPVETADAVVVGAGPNGLVAANLLADAGWEVLVLEAAATPGGAARSAELAAPGFLTELGSAFHPLGVASPVLRRLDLAAEGLRWRHAPAVLGHGFADGRAVVQYRDPATTAESVGRFAAADADRWLAAYQRWRSISPRLLDALFTPFPPVRAGGSLLRQVGAGDALRLTRQLLLSARRLGEELFDGEGARALLAGCALHTDLTLSEPGGGGYGWLLAMLGQEYGFPVPAGGAQRLTAALTGRLRSRGGRLLCGVSVDRIAVAGGRALGVRSATGEWWRARRAVVADVPAPVLYADLVGWEKLPARLRADLAGFQWDQPTLKIDWALTAPVPWRAPELSAAGVVHLGGGLDDLSRYAASLARGEPPATPFLVAGQLTTADPARSPAGTESFWCYTHLPRAAARGSSAGGSSAAGSSAAGELVREQLARVEALLEQQAPGFGRLVAGRQVSGPAELARQNPSLVGGALGGGTAALYQQLVLRPVPGLGRSDTPIDRLYLASSSAHPGPGVHGGPGANAARAALARSRPGVGALYGAGVRAAHRTLYPR, from the coding sequence GTGAACCCGGTGGAGACCGCCGACGCGGTGGTCGTCGGCGCCGGCCCGAACGGGCTGGTCGCGGCCAACCTGCTCGCCGACGCCGGCTGGGAGGTCCTGGTCCTGGAGGCGGCCGCGACGCCGGGGGGTGCCGCCCGCTCCGCCGAACTCGCCGCCCCAGGGTTCCTGACCGAGCTGGGCAGCGCCTTCCACCCGCTGGGGGTGGCCTCACCGGTGTTGCGGCGGCTGGACCTGGCGGCGGAGGGGCTGCGCTGGCGCCACGCCCCGGCGGTGCTCGGGCACGGCTTCGCCGACGGTCGGGCGGTGGTGCAGTACCGGGACCCGGCGACCACCGCCGAGTCGGTTGGCCGGTTCGCCGCCGCCGACGCCGACCGGTGGCTGGCCGCCTATCAGCGGTGGCGCTCGATCAGCCCACGGCTGCTCGACGCGCTCTTCACCCCCTTCCCGCCGGTACGGGCGGGTGGCTCGCTGCTTCGGCAGGTGGGTGCCGGCGACGCGCTGCGGTTGACCCGGCAACTGCTGCTGTCGGCGCGCCGGCTCGGTGAGGAGTTGTTCGACGGCGAGGGGGCCCGGGCGCTGCTCGCCGGCTGCGCGCTGCACACCGATCTGACGCTTTCGGAGCCGGGCGGCGGCGGGTACGGCTGGCTGCTCGCGATGCTCGGCCAGGAGTACGGGTTTCCGGTGCCCGCTGGCGGCGCGCAGCGCCTCACCGCCGCGCTGACCGGCCGGCTGCGGTCGCGGGGCGGCCGGTTGCTGTGCGGGGTTTCGGTGGACCGGATCGCCGTCGCCGGTGGTCGGGCGCTCGGCGTCCGGTCGGCCACCGGCGAGTGGTGGCGGGCCCGGCGCGCGGTGGTGGCCGATGTACCGGCGCCGGTGCTCTACGCCGACCTGGTGGGCTGGGAGAAGCTGCCAGCGCGGTTGCGGGCGGATCTGGCCGGGTTCCAGTGGGACCAGCCCACACTCAAGATCGACTGGGCGTTGACCGCGCCGGTGCCGTGGCGGGCCCCGGAGCTGTCCGCCGCGGGGGTGGTCCACCTGGGTGGCGGCCTCGATGACCTGAGTCGGTACGCGGCGAGCCTCGCCCGCGGCGAACCGCCGGCGACCCCCTTCTTGGTGGCGGGGCAGCTGACCACCGCCGACCCGGCGCGGTCACCGGCCGGTACCGAGTCGTTCTGGTGCTACACGCATCTGCCGCGGGCGGCCGCCCGCGGTTCGTCGGCAGGGGGTTCGTCGGCCGCGGGTTCGTCGGCCGCGGGTGAGCTGGTGCGCGAGCAGTTGGCGCGGGTGGAGGCGCTGCTTGAGCAGCAGGCGCCGGGCTTCGGCCGGCTGGTGGCGGGCCGCCAGGTGTCGGGCCCGGCGGAGCTGGCCCGACAGAATCCGAGCCTGGTCGGCGGCGCGCTCGGCGGCGGTACCGCGGCGCTCTACCAGCAGCTGGTGCTGCGGCCGGTGCCGGGTCTGGGCCGGTCGGACACCCCGATCGACCGGTTGTACCTGGCGAGCAGCTCCGCCCATCCGGGGCCCGGGGTGCATGGCGGGCCGGGAGCGAACGCCGCGCGGGCGGCGTTGGCGCGCAGCCGGCCCGGTGTGGGTGCCCTGTACGGCGCTGGAGTGCGCGCCGCCCACCGCACCCTCTACCCCCGCTAA
- a CDS encoding NAD(P)/FAD-dependent oxidoreductase, with translation MDRPRIVVVGGGFGGFHAARRLRQRLGRVAEITIISTTNYFLYLPLLPQIAGGVLDPRRVAVSLTSRLPGVRLVPGEVQSVDFERRRLRYVDIEERHRELGYDQLVLATGSIHKLLPVPGAAEHAHGFRGVPEALYLRDELIRQMELAGASADPAERAARTTFVVVGAGYTGTEVAAHGQLLTRAVAKRHPGLRELTPRWLLVDIADRILPELDERLARTATRVLARRGVEIRTETSVTEATEAGLVLSDGEQVPTRTLAWCVGVRPDPLVEALGLATEQGRVVVDEYLTVPGRPEVSAVGDTAAVPDLTRPGKITPMTAQHAVRQGRQVANNIAADYGRGVRKPYRHHDRGFVVDLGGIQAAANPFGAALGGPLAALVTHGYHLYSIPANRLRIALDWLLAGLMRRQTVQLGLVHGHDVPLETASPELATHRHR, from the coding sequence ATGGACAGACCACGCATCGTGGTAGTCGGCGGTGGCTTCGGTGGGTTCCACGCCGCCCGGCGATTGCGCCAGCGGCTGGGCCGGGTCGCGGAGATCACCATCATCAGCACCACCAACTACTTTCTCTACCTGCCGCTGCTGCCGCAGATCGCGGGCGGGGTGCTGGACCCGCGTCGGGTCGCGGTGTCGCTGACCAGCCGACTGCCCGGGGTCCGGCTGGTGCCGGGGGAGGTGCAGAGCGTCGACTTCGAGCGTCGGCGGCTGCGGTATGTAGACATCGAGGAACGGCACCGGGAGCTCGGCTACGACCAGTTGGTGCTCGCGACCGGCAGCATCCACAAGCTGTTGCCGGTCCCGGGGGCGGCCGAGCATGCGCACGGTTTCCGAGGGGTGCCGGAGGCGCTGTACCTGCGGGACGAGCTGATCCGGCAGATGGAGCTGGCCGGGGCCAGCGCCGACCCGGCCGAGCGGGCCGCGCGTACCACCTTCGTGGTGGTGGGGGCGGGCTACACCGGTACCGAGGTGGCCGCACATGGTCAGCTGCTGACCCGGGCGGTCGCCAAGCGGCATCCGGGTCTGCGGGAGCTGACGCCGCGCTGGTTGCTGGTCGACATCGCCGACCGGATCCTGCCGGAGCTGGACGAACGGTTGGCCCGGACCGCGACCCGGGTGCTGGCCCGCCGGGGGGTCGAGATCCGGACCGAAACCTCGGTCACCGAGGCGACCGAGGCCGGGCTGGTGCTCTCCGACGGCGAGCAGGTCCCGACCCGTACCCTCGCCTGGTGCGTCGGGGTCCGGCCGGACCCGCTGGTGGAGGCGCTGGGGCTCGCCACCGAGCAGGGGCGGGTGGTGGTCGACGAGTACCTCACCGTCCCCGGCCGGCCGGAGGTCTCGGCGGTCGGCGACACGGCCGCGGTGCCCGACCTCACCCGACCCGGGAAGATCACCCCGATGACCGCCCAGCATGCGGTGCGCCAGGGCAGGCAGGTGGCGAACAACATCGCCGCCGACTATGGGCGGGGGGTCCGTAAGCCGTACCGGCACCACGACCGTGGCTTCGTAGTGGATCTGGGCGGGATCCAGGCGGCGGCCAACCCGTTCGGGGCGGCGTTGGGCGGCCCGCTGGCGGCGCTGGTGACGCACGGCTACCACCTCTACTCGATCCCGGCGAACCGGCTGCGGATCGCGTTGGATTGGCTGTTGGCGGGCCTGATGCGGCGGCAGACCGTCCAGCTGGGGCTGGTCCACGGCCATGACGTTCCACTAGAGACAGCCTCGCCGGAGCTGGCCACCCACCGGCACCGGTAA